A section of the Hevea brasiliensis isolate MT/VB/25A 57/8 chromosome 17, ASM3005281v1, whole genome shotgun sequence genome encodes:
- the LOC110640065 gene encoding transcription factor bHLH35 isoform X2, producing MEPIENIGDEYQNYWETKMFLQNEELDSWAMDEAFSGYYDSSSPDGAASSAASKNIVSERNRRKKLNERLFALRAVVPNISKMDKASIIKDAIDYIQELHDQEKRIQAEIMELESGKLKKNPGYDFEQELPVLLRSKKKKIDQFYDSNGSRCCPIEVLELSVAHMGEKTLLVSLTCSKRTDTMVKLCEVFESLKLKIITANITTVSGRLLKTVFIEADEEEKDHLKIKIETAIAALNDPQSPMSM from the exons ATGGAACCTATTGAAAACATCGGTGATGAGTACCAAAACTATTGGGAAACTAAAATGTTTCTCCAGAATGAAGAGCTTGATAG CTGGGCTATGGATGAGGCGTTTTCCGGCTATTATGACTCCAGTTCGCCGGACGGTGCTGCTTCGTCGGCGGCTTCTAAGAATATTGTTTCAGAGAGGAACAGAAGAAAGAAGCTTAATGAAAGGTTATTTGCTCTTAGAGCTGTGGTCCCCAACATTAGCAAG ATGGACAAGGCTTCCATCATCAAAGACGCAATTGATTATATTCAAGAACTTCATGATCAAGAGAAAAGAATCCAAGCAGAGATAATGGAACTGGAATCTGGAAAATTGAAGAAGAATCCTGGTTATGACTTTGAGCAAGAGCTGCCTGTTCTGTTGAGgtccaagaagaagaaaattgatcaATTCTATGACTCTAATGGCTCTAGATGCTGCCCAATTGAAGTCCTTGAG CTGAGTGTTGCACACATGGGAGAGAAGACACTGCTAGTGAGCTTGACATGCAGTAAAAGAACAGATACAATGGTGAAGCTTTGTGAGGTATTTGAATCTTTGAAGCTCAAGATTATTACGGCCAATATTACAactgtttctgggaggcttctcaAGACAGTCTTCATTGAG GCAGATGAAGAAGAGAAAGATCATTTGAAGATAAAAATAGAAACAGCAATTGCAGCACTTAATGATCCACAAAGTCCTATGAGCATGTAA
- the LOC110640065 gene encoding transcription factor bHLH35 isoform X1 has product MEPIENIGDEYQNYWETKMFLQNEELDRGEFTTYKLSSLILSSWAMDEAFSGYYDSSSPDGAASSAASKNIVSERNRRKKLNERLFALRAVVPNISKMDKASIIKDAIDYIQELHDQEKRIQAEIMELESGKLKKNPGYDFEQELPVLLRSKKKKIDQFYDSNGSRCCPIEVLELSVAHMGEKTLLVSLTCSKRTDTMVKLCEVFESLKLKIITANITTVSGRLLKTVFIEADEEEKDHLKIKIETAIAALNDPQSPMSM; this is encoded by the exons ATGGAACCTATTGAAAACATCGGTGATGAGTACCAAAACTATTGGGAAACTAAAATGTTTCTCCAGAATGAAGAGCTTGATAG GGGTGAATTTACAACTTACAAATTAAGCTCCTTGATTTTAAGCAGCTGGGCTATGGATGAGGCGTTTTCCGGCTATTATGACTCCAGTTCGCCGGACGGTGCTGCTTCGTCGGCGGCTTCTAAGAATATTGTTTCAGAGAGGAACAGAAGAAAGAAGCTTAATGAAAGGTTATTTGCTCTTAGAGCTGTGGTCCCCAACATTAGCAAG ATGGACAAGGCTTCCATCATCAAAGACGCAATTGATTATATTCAAGAACTTCATGATCAAGAGAAAAGAATCCAAGCAGAGATAATGGAACTGGAATCTGGAAAATTGAAGAAGAATCCTGGTTATGACTTTGAGCAAGAGCTGCCTGTTCTGTTGAGgtccaagaagaagaaaattgatcaATTCTATGACTCTAATGGCTCTAGATGCTGCCCAATTGAAGTCCTTGAG CTGAGTGTTGCACACATGGGAGAGAAGACACTGCTAGTGAGCTTGACATGCAGTAAAAGAACAGATACAATGGTGAAGCTTTGTGAGGTATTTGAATCTTTGAAGCTCAAGATTATTACGGCCAATATTACAactgtttctgggaggcttctcaAGACAGTCTTCATTGAG GCAGATGAAGAAGAGAAAGATCATTTGAAGATAAAAATAGAAACAGCAATTGCAGCACTTAATGATCCACAAAGTCCTATGAGCATGTAA